A portion of the Rissa tridactyla isolate bRisTri1 chromosome 19, bRisTri1.patW.cur.20221130, whole genome shotgun sequence genome contains these proteins:
- the LOC128919225 gene encoding feather keratin Cos2-3-like: MIKASPAPHSLIHFSCLLLLGSQLHVQPRDMSCYDRCQPCRPCGPTPLANSCNEPCVRQCQNSSVVIQPSPVVVTLPGPILSSFPQNTVVGSSTSAAVGNILSCDGVPITSGCCDLSGISSRYYGRRCPPC, from the exons ATGATAAAAGCCAGCCCAGCGCCTCACTCTCTCATCCACTTctcttgcctccttctccttgggagtcAG ctgcacgTGCagcccagagacatgtcctgctatgaccggtgccagccctgccggccctgtggccccaccccactggccaacagctgcaatgagccctgtgtcaggcagtgccagaactccagcgttgtcatccagccctcccccgtggtggtgaccctgcctggccccatcctcagctccttcccacagaacaccgttgtgggatcctccacctccgctgctgttggcaacatcctcagctgtgatggagtgcccatcacctctgggtgctgtgacctctctggcatttccagccgctACTATGGCAGAAGGTGCCCCCCCTGCTAA